One window from the genome of Halomicrobium zhouii encodes:
- a CDS encoding DUF7344 domain-containing protein, which translates to MTADNTTVVARSHSAEDLDEVFDALAHRYRRAIIEVMEWGEPATLEDLVTLITDSDDSAAASDVRTALVHNHLPRLAEADVITYDAEARVAELDDAAAERSILAAIRGPN; encoded by the coding sequence ATGACCGCTGACAACACCACTGTCGTCGCCCGTTCGCATTCGGCCGAGGATCTGGACGAGGTGTTCGACGCGCTCGCCCACCGCTATCGACGAGCGATCATCGAGGTCATGGAGTGGGGCGAACCGGCGACGCTCGAGGACCTCGTCACCCTGATAACCGACAGCGACGACTCCGCGGCGGCCAGTGACGTTCGCACGGCGCTCGTCCACAACCACCTTCCACGGCTCGCCGAGGCCGACGTGATCACCTACGACGCCGAGGCACGCGTGGCCGAACTCGACGACGCCGCCGCCGAACGCTCGATCCTGGCGGCCATTCGTGGGCCGAACTGA
- a CDS encoding mandelate racemase/muconate lactonizing enzyme family protein — MEDVEITDVQATQVDADWSWTFVRVYTDAGVTGTGEAYWGGGVGDIVEGECRDRLLGEDPRDIGPLVHELFEYTSATGSLAGTTVSAIAGIDVALHDLAGKLEDQPAYQLLGGKFRDAPRVYVDCHAGAHLGGAHDPADRDAHDVDIYAPESYADAAEVVVDEGFDAIKFDLDASKRYEKDRHNRHLNAEAIDYKASVVEAVTERVGHDADVAFDCHWNYAGESATKLAHAVEEYDVWWLEDVVPPENLDVQREVTRASETSICAGENLYRTHGVRQLIEEQAVDILQPDMPKFGGMFETARTAWSASDYYIPVALHNVSSPLGTVAGAHVGAAIPNFLALEWHGRDDPDWPEFVEEDSVIEDGAVPLSDDPGLGVTLDLDTVAEFVADGETLLDEA, encoded by the coding sequence ATGGAAGACGTCGAGATCACGGACGTGCAGGCGACGCAAGTCGACGCTGACTGGTCGTGGACGTTCGTCCGCGTGTATACGGACGCAGGCGTGACGGGCACGGGCGAGGCCTACTGGGGCGGCGGCGTCGGCGACATCGTCGAGGGCGAGTGCCGCGACCGCCTGCTCGGCGAGGACCCGCGCGACATCGGGCCGCTGGTCCACGAACTGTTCGAGTACACCTCGGCGACCGGGTCGCTCGCGGGGACGACGGTGTCGGCCATCGCCGGCATCGACGTCGCGCTCCACGACCTGGCGGGCAAGCTCGAAGACCAGCCGGCCTACCAGCTACTCGGCGGGAAGTTCCGCGACGCGCCGCGGGTGTACGTCGACTGCCACGCCGGTGCTCACCTCGGCGGCGCCCACGACCCGGCCGACCGGGACGCCCACGACGTCGACATCTACGCGCCCGAGAGCTACGCCGACGCCGCCGAGGTGGTCGTCGACGAAGGGTTCGACGCGATCAAGTTCGACCTCGACGCGAGCAAACGCTACGAGAAGGACCGGCACAACCGCCACCTCAACGCCGAGGCCATCGACTACAAGGCGAGCGTCGTCGAGGCCGTCACCGAGCGCGTCGGCCACGACGCCGACGTCGCCTTCGACTGCCACTGGAACTACGCCGGCGAGAGCGCGACCAAGCTCGCCCACGCCGTCGAGGAGTACGACGTCTGGTGGCTCGAGGACGTCGTCCCGCCGGAGAACCTCGACGTCCAGCGCGAGGTCACCAGGGCGTCGGAGACGTCCATCTGTGCCGGCGAGAACCTCTACCGCACCCACGGCGTCCGCCAGCTCATCGAGGAGCAGGCCGTCGACATCCTCCAGCCCGACATGCCCAAGTTCGGCGGGATGTTCGAGACGGCGCGGACGGCGTGGAGCGCCTCGGACTACTACATCCCCGTCGCGCTCCACAACGTCTCCTCGCCGCTCGGGACGGTCGCCGGCGCCCACGTCGGCGCCGCCATCCCGAACTTCCTCGCCCTGGAGTGGCACGGCCGCGACGACCCGGACTGGCCCGAGTTCGTCGAGGAGGACTCGGTCATCGAGGACGGCGCCGTCCCACTGTCCGACGACCCCGGCCTCGGCGTGACGCTGGATCTGGACACCGTCGCCGAGTTCGTGGCCGACGGCGAGACGCTGCTGGACGAGGCGTAG
- a CDS encoding NmrA/HSCARG family protein: MTDTQRILVTGATGNQGGAVVDHLLAAEQSFDVRGLTRDAGSDAAAALEDRGVTMVEGDLDDPDSFRAHVADADAVFAVTNFWTQGYDAQVQQGQNLADVAAEEGVDQFVFSGVGSHERDTGVPHFDSAWDIEQYAQDLDFPMTVLQPVFFFENFEAFAEDVVEDGQVALPLAEGVSLQMVGVDDLGHAAAVAFANPDEFVGERFELAGDELTLDETADVLSEVTGVDVEAVHVPIEDAYDSFGEEFTVMCEWFNEVGYDADVDALEDRFGFAFTDLETYLRENGWADKQGMASVPGWVKAMQ, translated from the coding sequence ATGACAGACACCCAGCGAATTCTCGTCACCGGTGCGACGGGGAACCAGGGCGGTGCGGTCGTCGACCACCTGCTCGCGGCCGAGCAGTCCTTCGACGTCCGCGGTTTGACCAGGGACGCGGGCAGCGACGCCGCCGCGGCGCTCGAAGATCGCGGCGTGACGATGGTCGAGGGCGACCTCGACGACCCGGACTCCTTCCGGGCCCACGTCGCCGACGCGGACGCGGTGTTCGCCGTCACCAACTTCTGGACCCAGGGGTACGACGCTCAGGTCCAGCAGGGACAGAACCTCGCCGACGTCGCCGCCGAGGAGGGCGTCGACCAGTTCGTCTTCAGCGGCGTCGGGAGCCACGAGCGCGACACCGGCGTCCCACACTTCGACTCGGCCTGGGACATCGAGCAGTACGCCCAGGACCTGGACTTCCCGATGACGGTGCTCCAGCCCGTCTTCTTCTTCGAGAACTTCGAGGCGTTCGCGGAGGACGTCGTCGAGGACGGTCAGGTCGCGCTCCCGCTCGCCGAGGGCGTCTCCCTGCAGATGGTCGGCGTCGACGACCTCGGTCACGCCGCCGCAGTCGCCTTCGCGAACCCCGACGAGTTCGTGGGCGAGCGATTCGAACTCGCCGGCGACGAGCTGACACTGGACGAGACGGCCGACGTGCTCTCCGAGGTCACCGGCGTCGACGTCGAGGCGGTCCACGTCCCCATCGAGGACGCCTACGACTCCTTCGGCGAGGAGTTCACCGTCATGTGCGAGTGGTTCAACGAGGTCGGCTACGACGCGGACGTCGACGCCCTCGAGGACCGTTTCGGCTTCGCCTTCACCGACCTGGAGACGTACCTCCGCGAGAACGGCTGGGCGGACAAGCAGGGGATGGCGTCGGTGCCCGGCTGGGTCAAGGCGATGCAGTAA
- a CDS encoding DUF6653 family protein → MTRTAEGDLRDCLEDAFWSRHSNPKSGWSRTLTGPLLLLALYRRSWRLFVFAVAFTALNPVLFGRPDPEAESWMKRAVEAERWWLAEGNATMNLGWPNVLNVANVPTFCYALLAAYRRQPVRATVALAASMGLKFGWIELIARQYDESQA, encoded by the coding sequence ATGACGAGGACTGCCGAGGGCGACCTGCGGGACTGCCTCGAAGACGCGTTCTGGTCGCGACACTCGAATCCGAAGAGCGGCTGGTCGCGGACGCTCACTGGACCGCTGCTCCTCCTCGCGCTCTACCGGCGGAGCTGGCGGCTGTTCGTCTTCGCCGTGGCGTTCACGGCCCTCAATCCGGTACTGTTCGGCCGCCCCGACCCGGAGGCCGAGAGCTGGATGAAACGCGCCGTGGAGGCCGAGCGGTGGTGGCTCGCGGAGGGGAACGCGACGATGAACCTCGGCTGGCCCAACGTGCTCAACGTCGCCAACGTGCCGACGTTTTGCTACGCGCTGCTGGCCGCCTACAGGCGACAGCCGGTCCGGGCGACGGTCGCGCTGGCGGCCTCGATGGGGCTGAAGTTCGGCTGGATCGAACTGATCGCGCGCCAGTACGACGAATCGCAGGCCTAG
- a CDS encoding helix-hairpin-helix domain-containing protein → MTQTQFAHPKSNRTDFDIGLVFADQRTGDLRKVVYADDRVVLVRDETAHSTLVPREAFVAELDARYRRRPAADPDVAGGPFERLQDLLAEYERQDGRKAEHKADALREALGRVENPDDDEPVSPEVPFEAVDGIGPSTAAKLRSRGFVTEADVRTASDDALLGVAGVGPANLTAIREFVD, encoded by the coding sequence ATGACACAGACGCAGTTCGCCCACCCGAAATCCAACAGAACTGACTTCGACATCGGCCTCGTCTTCGCGGACCAGCGCACCGGCGACCTCCGGAAGGTCGTCTACGCCGACGACCGCGTGGTGCTCGTCCGGGACGAGACGGCCCACTCGACGCTCGTTCCACGCGAGGCGTTCGTCGCCGAGCTCGACGCCCGCTACCGCCGGCGTCCGGCGGCGGACCCCGACGTCGCCGGCGGGCCGTTCGAACGGTTGCAGGACCTGCTCGCCGAGTACGAGCGCCAGGACGGCCGTAAAGCCGAGCACAAGGCCGACGCCCTTCGCGAGGCACTCGGTCGGGTCGAAAATCCCGACGACGACGAACCGGTCTCCCCGGAGGTCCCCTTCGAAGCCGTCGACGGCATCGGTCCCTCGACGGCGGCGAAGCTCCGGTCCCGGGGGTTCGTCACCGAAGCGGACGTCAGGACGGCCTCGGACGACGCCCTGCTCGGCGTGGCCGGCGTCGGTCCGGCGAACCTGACCGCGATACGCGAGTTCGTCGACTGA
- a CDS encoding DUF7344 domain-containing protein: protein MESESVHARSNRTNPVLVALASARRRIALAALVDEPGPVSVGVLAKRVADDRDAASTDVTDDRREHVALVHHELPKLDATGLVEWDRDADTVAAADHPALDSPQVRRVLAAPEAEWDDVLECLAHDRRRTALSIVVDHGGAIGRRNLARRTLARERDAPTSSLSANDVDEVLASLYHVHLPKLRDAGLVVDDGLETVRYADHPDLDEESLTLDASQGAAPTALVSQ, encoded by the coding sequence ATGGAATCAGAGAGCGTTCACGCACGTTCGAACCGGACGAATCCGGTCCTCGTCGCCCTGGCCTCCGCACGCCGCCGGATCGCACTCGCCGCACTCGTCGACGAACCAGGCCCCGTCTCCGTCGGGGTCCTCGCGAAGCGCGTCGCCGACGACCGGGACGCCGCGTCGACCGACGTGACCGACGACCGACGCGAACACGTCGCCCTCGTCCACCACGAACTGCCGAAACTCGACGCGACCGGCCTCGTCGAGTGGGACCGCGACGCCGACACCGTCGCGGCCGCCGACCACCCCGCGCTCGATAGTCCGCAGGTCCGTCGCGTCCTGGCGGCGCCCGAGGCGGAGTGGGACGACGTCCTGGAGTGTCTGGCCCACGACCGCCGCCGGACAGCCCTCTCCATCGTCGTCGACCACGGCGGCGCCATCGGCCGCCGGAACCTCGCACGGCGGACCCTCGCCCGCGAGCGGGACGCCCCGACGTCGTCGCTCTCGGCGAACGACGTCGACGAGGTGCTCGCGTCGCTGTACCACGTTCACCTGCCGAAACTCCGCGACGCCGGACTCGTCGTCGACGACGGCCTCGAGACGGTCCGGTACGCCGACCACCCGGACCTGGACGAGGAGTCGCTGACGCTCGACGCCAGCCAGGGCGCCGCACCGACGGCGCTCGTCTCACAGTAA
- the leuS gene encoding leucine--tRNA ligase, translating to MTDRYNHAQVREYWQHVWEREGVYELDEEAADPTYVLGMFPYTSGALHMGHVRNYAITDAYARYRRMQGDDVLHPMGWDAFGLPAENAAYERDTDPESWTRSCIERMREELETMGFGYDWSREITTCDPEYYRWNQWLFGQLYDEGLVEYEGAAVNWCPDCETVLADAQVVTDGEDGSHGGSGGESHAHVEGTCWRCETPVERRELDQWFFAITDYADELVDGLDDLGGWPEGVRDSQRNWIGRREGAEISFEIAGHGAVDVFTTRPDTVFGATYLAVSPGHELADELASDDSAVAEYVDRVRNGPDGAEGATDDTSGIETDAVAVHPLTGEELPVYVADYVLDDVGTGAVMGVPAHNQRDHAFATAHDLPIEQVVEPVGSEAETARPDEPFTGEGMLTDSGDYDGLASAAATERLLDEDAFEEATTYRLRDWLISRQRYWGTPIPVVHCEECGPVLVPEDDLPVELPEFVQTTGNPLEAVEEWKRVDCPDCGGPAERETDTMDTFVDSSWYYLRYLSPHLDSAPFDQGKADEWLPVDVYVGGEEHAVLHLLYIRFFARALADAGLLDRREPVDRLINQGTVLHGGEKMSKSKGNAVAPHEYGAETTRLFVLSAAHPQQDFEWTVKDVRSAYDFQQEIYGMVAEYADGARGRTEKAPHDAYLEREIDRTVAAVTDEYERFRFHQVVGELQSFARLLRRYRSYDEPYRFAYSRGLRTLAKLIAPIAPYLAEELWTKLDGDGLIAAADWPTPLQEVDEYALERDLVRTTLADVRDITDVVDITDPDRIELVVAQPWKYDAYEIARAADPDDAIVGTIMEEDSIQQHGDAAADFANWLAAEQAGLEPVLDAEREHRIIEEAAWLFAEEFDAAVEVRRAADGDDLAPKARPNKPAIHIS from the coding sequence ATGACGGATCGCTACAACCACGCACAGGTCCGGGAGTACTGGCAACACGTCTGGGAACGGGAGGGGGTGTACGAACTCGACGAGGAGGCCGCGGATCCGACGTACGTCCTGGGGATGTTCCCCTACACGTCGGGGGCGCTCCACATGGGCCACGTCCGCAACTACGCCATCACGGACGCCTACGCCCGCTACCGCCGGATGCAGGGCGACGACGTCCTCCACCCGATGGGGTGGGACGCCTTCGGCCTGCCGGCGGAGAACGCCGCCTACGAGCGCGACACCGACCCCGAGTCCTGGACCCGGAGCTGTATCGAGCGGATGCGCGAGGAACTGGAGACGATGGGCTTCGGCTACGACTGGTCCCGGGAGATCACCACCTGCGACCCCGAGTACTACCGCTGGAACCAGTGGCTGTTCGGGCAACTGTACGACGAGGGACTGGTCGAGTACGAGGGCGCCGCCGTGAACTGGTGTCCCGACTGCGAGACGGTGCTGGCCGACGCGCAGGTCGTGACCGACGGCGAAGACGGCAGCCACGGCGGCAGCGGCGGCGAATCCCACGCGCACGTCGAGGGAACGTGCTGGCGTTGCGAGACGCCCGTCGAACGGCGCGAACTCGACCAGTGGTTCTTCGCGATCACGGACTACGCCGACGAACTCGTCGACGGCCTCGACGACCTCGGCGGCTGGCCCGAGGGCGTCCGGGACAGCCAGCGCAACTGGATCGGCCGACGGGAGGGCGCCGAAATTTCCTTCGAGATTGCCGGCCACGGCGCGGTCGACGTGTTCACCACCCGGCCGGACACCGTCTTCGGCGCGACGTACCTGGCGGTCTCCCCGGGCCACGAACTGGCCGACGAACTCGCGAGTGACGATTCTGCCGTCGCTGAATACGTAGACCGGGTGCGAAACGGGCCGGACGGTGCGGAGGGCGCCACCGACGACACCTCCGGTATCGAGACCGACGCTGTCGCCGTCCACCCACTCACGGGCGAGGAACTCCCCGTCTACGTCGCCGACTACGTCCTCGACGACGTGGGGACGGGCGCGGTCATGGGCGTGCCGGCCCACAACCAGCGCGACCACGCCTTCGCGACGGCCCACGACCTGCCCATCGAGCAGGTGGTCGAACCTGTCGGGAGCGAGGCCGAAACGGCACGTCCCGACGAGCCGTTCACGGGGGAAGGGATGCTGACCGACAGCGGCGACTACGACGGCCTGGCCAGCGCCGCTGCGACCGAGCGACTTCTCGACGAGGACGCGTTCGAGGAAGCGACGACCTACCGCCTCCGGGACTGGCTCATCTCCCGGCAGCGCTACTGGGGGACGCCGATTCCGGTGGTCCACTGCGAGGAGTGCGGGCCTGTGCTGGTCCCGGAGGACGACCTCCCGGTCGAACTCCCCGAGTTCGTCCAGACGACCGGGAACCCGCTCGAGGCGGTCGAGGAGTGGAAGCGGGTCGACTGCCCCGACTGCGGCGGCCCGGCCGAGCGCGAGACGGACACGATGGACACCTTCGTCGACTCCTCGTGGTACTACCTCCGGTATCTGAGTCCACACCTCGATTCGGCTCCCTTCGACCAGGGGAAAGCCGACGAGTGGCTCCCCGTCGACGTCTACGTCGGCGGCGAGGAACACGCCGTGCTCCACCTGCTGTACATCCGCTTTTTCGCCCGGGCGCTGGCCGACGCGGGTCTCCTCGACCGCCGGGAACCCGTCGACCGGCTCATCAACCAGGGGACGGTGCTCCACGGCGGCGAGAAGATGTCCAAGTCGAAGGGCAACGCCGTCGCGCCCCACGAGTACGGCGCCGAGACGACGCGACTGTTCGTCCTCTCGGCGGCCCACCCCCAGCAGGACTTCGAGTGGACGGTCAAGGACGTGCGGTCGGCCTACGACTTCCAGCAGGAGATCTACGGGATGGTCGCGGAGTACGCCGACGGTGCGAGGGGACGGACCGAGAAAGCGCCCCACGACGCCTACCTCGAACGCGAAATCGACCGCACCGTCGCCGCCGTCACCGACGAGTACGAGCGATTCCGTTTCCACCAGGTCGTCGGCGAACTCCAGTCGTTCGCTCGCCTGCTCCGTCGCTACCGTTCCTACGACGAGCCCTACCGCTTCGCCTACAGTCGCGGTCTGCGGACGCTCGCGAAGCTGATCGCTCCGATCGCTCCCTACCTCGCCGAGGAGCTGTGGACGAAACTCGACGGTGATGGACTGATCGCCGCGGCCGACTGGCCCACTCCCCTGCAGGAGGTGGACGAGTACGCCCTGGAACGCGACCTGGTCCGGACGACGCTGGCCGACGTCCGCGACATCACCGACGTCGTCGACATCACCGACCCCGACCGGATCGAACTCGTCGTCGCCCAGCCCTGGAAGTACGACGCCTACGAGATCGCGCGCGCCGCCGACCCCGACGACGCCATCGTCGGGACGATCATGGAGGAGGATTCGATCCAGCAGCACGGCGACGCGGCGGCCGACTTCGCGAACTGGCTCGCCGCGGAGCAGGCCGGCCTCGAACCGGTGCTCGACGCCGAGCGGGAACACCGGATCATCGAGGAGGCCGCCTGGCTGTTCGCGGAGGAGTTCGACGCCGCCGTCGAGGTCCGCCGCGCCGCGGACGGCGACGACCTCGCGCCGAAGGCCCGACCGAACAAGCCCGCGATCCACATCAGCTGA
- a CDS encoding flagellar basal body-associated FliL family protein, which yields MAFDNVTFFEVNLPNEVFSSDRTGETDVEHVDVEADDDSDQSGGSKGKLFLVALVLAGVAVAVQRFRSGGDDDEEIEMAYEEPGVEVERTEP from the coding sequence ATGGCATTCGACAACGTCACGTTCTTCGAGGTCAACCTGCCCAACGAAGTGTTCAGCAGCGATCGTACCGGCGAAACCGACGTCGAGCACGTCGACGTCGAAGCGGACGACGATTCGGACCAGTCCGGGGGCTCCAAGGGGAAACTGTTCCTCGTCGCGCTCGTGCTCGCCGGTGTCGCCGTCGCAGTCCAGCGATTCCGTTCCGGCGGCGACGACGACGAGGAGATCGAGATGGCCTACGAGGAACCCGGCGTCGAAGTCGAGCGCACCGAGCCCTGA
- a CDS encoding acyl-CoA thioesterase has translation MPALEDTHIVNRHRVQPNHANNYESAHGGIVMKWMDEIGAMSAMRFAGEACVTAATDGLEFKRPIPVGDTALVEAYVYDAGRTSVNVRVRAARENPHTGETESTTDSHFVFVAIRDGKPTPVPEELTVETEAGERLRAEALEGSQ, from the coding sequence ATGCCCGCGCTCGAGGACACCCACATCGTCAACCGCCACCGCGTCCAGCCCAACCACGCCAACAACTACGAGTCGGCCCACGGCGGAATCGTGATGAAGTGGATGGACGAGATCGGCGCGATGTCGGCGATGCGCTTCGCCGGCGAGGCCTGCGTCACCGCGGCCACGGACGGCCTGGAGTTCAAGCGACCGATCCCCGTCGGCGACACCGCCCTCGTCGAGGCGTACGTCTACGACGCCGGCCGGACGAGCGTGAACGTCCGCGTCCGCGCCGCCCGGGAGAACCCCCACACCGGTGAGACCGAGTCCACGACCGACTCGCACTTCGTCTTCGTCGCCATCCGGGACGGGAAACCGACGCCGGTCCCCGAGGAACTCACCGTCGAAACCGAGGCGGGAGAGCGCCTCCGTGCCGAAGCCCTGGAGGGCTCTCAGTAG
- a CDS encoding GIY-YIG nuclease family protein produces the protein MAAGTYTLVVERTASDAVEVGALGAVSLPVGWYAYVGSAFGPGGFSRVDRHREVASGERDVRHWHVDYLLGDPATRLDAAVKTADVDAECAIAARIDGERVAAFGASDCGCESHLVYREKRDLLVESVERAHRDAREQRD, from the coding sequence ATGGCGGCCGGAACGTACACGCTCGTCGTCGAACGAACCGCGAGCGACGCCGTCGAGGTCGGTGCGCTCGGCGCCGTCTCCCTTCCCGTGGGCTGGTACGCCTACGTCGGGAGCGCGTTCGGCCCGGGCGGGTTCAGTCGGGTCGACCGCCACCGCGAGGTGGCCAGCGGCGAGCGCGACGTCCGGCACTGGCACGTCGACTACCTGCTCGGCGACCCGGCCACGCGACTGGACGCCGCGGTGAAGACGGCAGACGTCGACGCGGAGTGTGCCATCGCCGCCCGGATCGACGGCGAGCGGGTGGCCGCCTTCGGGGCCTCGGACTGTGGCTGTGAATCGCACCTCGTCTACCGCGAGAAACGGGACCTGCTCGTCGAGTCCGTCGAGCGTGCCCACCGTGACGCGCGCGAGCAACGAGATTGA
- a CDS encoding rhomboid family intramembrane serine protease, which translates to MRRRLLESPTLTLLGVFVVVFAVQSLLGVVAGPLASRSLFALSTPVAVEPWTVITSVYAHGGISHLAANAVALVLVGFPLERETTPVRFHAFFLLTGALAGLAEVWFAAVVGSMLPGIVAQVNVLGASGAIFALFGYLLTSNRLTDRVVGDFEVSSRAQLALFAVVAAAITVATASQQVALVAHFTGLLLGLLAGRLHVLRRRSNHPAPGVA; encoded by the coding sequence ATGCGCCGCCGCCTGCTGGAGAGCCCGACGCTCACCCTCCTCGGGGTGTTCGTCGTCGTGTTCGCCGTCCAGTCGCTCCTCGGAGTCGTCGCCGGTCCGCTCGCGTCCCGTTCCCTGTTCGCCCTCTCGACGCCCGTCGCCGTCGAGCCCTGGACGGTGATCACCAGCGTCTACGCCCACGGCGGCATCTCCCACCTCGCCGCCAACGCCGTGGCGCTCGTCCTCGTCGGCTTCCCGCTCGAACGGGAGACGACGCCGGTGCGCTTCCACGCCTTCTTCCTCCTCACGGGCGCACTCGCCGGCCTCGCCGAGGTGTGGTTCGCCGCGGTCGTCGGGTCGATGCTCCCCGGCATCGTCGCCCAGGTGAACGTCCTCGGCGCCAGCGGCGCCATCTTCGCCCTCTTCGGCTACCTGCTGACGAGCAACCGACTCACCGACCGCGTCGTCGGCGATTTCGAGGTGAGCTCACGGGCCCAGCTCGCCCTGTTCGCCGTCGTCGCCGCGGCTATCACCGTCGCGACGGCGAGCCAGCAGGTCGCCCTCGTCGCCCACTTCACTGGACTGTTACTCGGGCTGCTCGCGGGTCGGCTGCACGTCCTCCGGCGCCGGTCGAACCACCCCGCGCCAGGGGTCGCCTGA
- a CDS encoding ribonuclease H-like domain-containing protein: protein MRVENSFIGVDGVGEKTERGLWEAGVTHWDDFHPEPVGPKTGERIEAFIDEGRSHLDDENVAFFDERFPSGERWRLYESFADQACFFDIETTGLEPQWCDVTTVSLHQNGETTTLVRGDDLSAESLRAAFADAGLLVSFNGKRFDVPFLEACYDVDLGIPHLDLMYTCKQIGLSGGLKPIEQAIGIERDRPDISGEDAVRLWREHERGQDGSLETLISYNREDTKNLETLAEEVTGRLHEDVFVE from the coding sequence GTGCGGGTCGAGAATTCGTTCATCGGGGTCGACGGCGTCGGCGAGAAGACCGAGCGCGGGCTGTGGGAGGCGGGCGTCACTCACTGGGACGACTTCCACCCCGAACCGGTCGGACCGAAGACGGGCGAGCGCATCGAGGCGTTCATCGACGAGGGGCGGTCCCACCTCGACGACGAGAACGTCGCATTCTTCGACGAGCGATTCCCGTCCGGGGAGCGCTGGCGCCTCTACGAGTCGTTCGCCGACCAGGCGTGTTTCTTCGACATCGAGACCACCGGCCTCGAACCCCAGTGGTGCGACGTCACCACGGTGAGTCTCCACCAGAACGGCGAGACGACGACGCTGGTCCGGGGCGACGACCTGTCCGCCGAGTCGCTCCGCGCGGCCTTCGCCGACGCGGGCCTGCTGGTCTCCTTCAACGGGAAACGCTTCGACGTCCCCTTCCTCGAGGCCTGCTACGACGTCGACCTCGGTATCCCCCACCTCGACCTGATGTACACCTGTAAACAGATCGGTCTCTCCGGCGGTCTCAAGCCCATCGAGCAGGCCATCGGCATCGAGCGCGACCGGCCCGACATCTCCGGCGAGGACGCCGTCCGGCTCTGGCGCGAACACGAGCGCGGGCAGGACGGCTCGCTGGAGACGCTGATCTCCTACAACCGCGAGGACACGAAGAACCTGGAGACCCTCGCCGAGGAGGTTACTGGGCGGTTGCACGAGGACGTTTTTGTGGAGTAG